The genomic region GCATGTTAGGAATGAGTTGGGAAGACAGCTTACCACAAGAAAAACATCAGCTCTTCTTTTTTGGATTCCTTGGTCTCGAAGCTTGCATCATACAAGGCATAACGGCAATCCTTCTCAGGAAGCATTTGCACAAAATGCTTGAAAGGGTCGGTAACTGTCACACCAACATCTCCCACCAGAATCTCTTTGCCTTCTTCCACAATAATGCACTTTTTGTCTGGACTGAGGCAGAAGATGAcagccttcttcctcttcttaaTTTCCTCAGGCGTAGAGCACTTCCGCACCTTCATGTCATAGAAGATACGGCATACTTCATCGGCAACTTGTACTCCAGATGCCTGCAAAGACAAGAACAAAGACCTTTAGGCCTACTGCTGCAAGTTTTCAGAACTACATTACTGCACTGCCTTAAATTCAAGGCTAGAaggcaactgatactggcaaTAGTCACCAGTAGCCTGAGAGTCTTGTCAGAAAAGGCTGCAGACCCTCTTTTTCCAAGACAAGTAAAGAATCTGGAGTCTCGGTGCTGCCCACAGCCAGCTGCCAAACCAAAACTATTCTGAAGATGGCACAATCCTCCTCATATTAGAACATTGTTTTGGGGTCGTTTTACATGCATATCCACTCCTTGTCCTCCGAGATTTAATTGTGGCAGATCCTTTGGCATTAGAACAGCTTAATTTTGTTACCCATTTCAGGCTGGCTAGACAATCAAGGCCACTAGGATCTTCTGTTCAAAGTTTCCTAGCTGTTTCTAGCATGTTTACTAGCAGCTTTAGGAACGGAGGTAAAACACGGCCAAATTCCATGCTTGTCACATGGATTTCATTTAGAGATCAAGAAAGACGTAGTGGGGTACCGAGACTGTAGTGGTACAGTTTTCAACTGAACAAGCCAACTTTAAAACACTGACTTCAGAGCAGCTTCTGAAAGGGAGAACTTTCAATTCTAACAGTTAAAGTGTCCACTTCCCAGCAGTTCCTCCATCAGTTTTTAAAGCCAACTGCACTTtcagccttcctccctcccctccttgaAGTCTGACAGGAAATTCTAGTTACTCAGTGGTATCCCCCTATGCTAGCTGTAATAGGAGGTGCAGATGCAGCATCACCAATCTAATGTTAAAGGCAGCTGCACAGAATAAAGAGGACAAGACCTAGCAAGAATGACAAGAGGCTGAACTGCATTTTcagtctgctgcttttttgaGAACaagaccaacaaaaaaaaaaaaaaaaaaaagagagaggtggCAGGGTAGAAGCATTTCTATCTGTGTTTTGTTCTCAGAGTGCAGCAAAGTTGGAGAGCTTAAAAGCAGCTGTGCAATAGTGAATACTGCAAGTGTGGGGAGCCATACTCGCCAGTGGACACTGCTGGAAGGACATCATGCATCTTGGCCAGAGTAGTAAAGAGCGAACTGAAGCCTGTCCAACACTCAGCTATCTGTTCAAAATGCTGCATGCAGTGTAAACAGAGAGACTCCTTCTAGTATTGCTTCTTTCCCCACTGGTTTTTGGTCTTCCAAATTCAAATGACATTATCCTCAGATACAGCAATTCATATCTTGGAAGGAAAACTGCCCTCCTCCCTTTGTGTAAACTGCCATATGTCACTGTTACAAGCACAGTCAGCAGTACTAAAGAGTCAGGTAAAGTAGCATGCAGATATACCAACTGAAAAAGACTACAGGTggttattaattttgtttttccttaagcTCAGCCCCAAAACATCTGCTCGATGGATCTGGATTACTTTTGGGGGGGGACACTGTATCTTGTCAGAGTGGGAACATTCTAAagaaacagcagagctcagctgcaAAACTAGGGAAGTCAGTGGTAAAGGGAACTGCTTAGTGCTAACTTTCAAACAAGCTGTCCTTGAGAGATGGTTATTGATTGAACAACTacttaatgtatttatttttttaaagccttgaCCAATGCCTACCATGCAGGACCTCAGATGAGCCTGGATTCTCCTTTTTCTACCAACATCTCTCCTTCTGTAACTTGTAATGGCTGGCGTAGCTTTGCTAACCCAGTTGAGAgaggtggcagagctggcagaatcTATTACCATGGGAAATCTACATGCCAGCCTCCAAGTGCTGGTCATGCAAAATCAGGGCAATCTCATACAGCAGTGAATGAGACAGAAGCTTTTCTCTAGTGTGGAGAACAGTACACTTTAGGGGTTTACTCAAATACAAGGAGACCTCCCTCAAGACTTAAAATGCATGGCTTGTCTATTAGGGGTAATCTATCCAGAATCCCTTGCACTCTCTTTGGGATAGTAGAACATCCTCATCTCACCATGCCTCAGCTGCCTGGCACGCAGCCACCCTTCTGCACATCTTCAATACGGAAAGTAAGTGAAAAAAGCCTGTTCCAGGATAAATTCAAGTAAAAGTGCAAGCATCAACGCAAAATGACTCATTCCTATGTCACCTCCTCCATACAGAGAGACTGCACTTTGTCAGAGTGTGACTGAGAACTAACAAGGAATAAAGGTCTTCCTCCTCCCATCCCAGTAGTTGGTGTAGATAAGAGCCCTCTGGGAATAACACAAGGTTGCCCTAATAAAGCAAACAGTGCAGCAGCTAGAACTGTTGCATCATTCACTAAGGACAAATCCAGAGTGAACTCAagacaactttttttcccccctgaggTTTGTCTTCTAACTAATGGCACCTCAGTAGCTGACAACAGGTTTCAAGACTCAGTTTTCAGTCACAAAAAACTCAAGATTCTAAATAGAAAATGCTCAGAAAGCCTGAAATAGCATGGGAGTAAtttagtgattaaaaaaataaaaaagcagttcATGTCACCTAGCTCTACCTTTGTCAATTCTTGGTCTTTGCTCCAAGGTGACAACTAATTCCCAAGCACCAATTCCTGTTGCCAAGAAGTTAACTCTGACAGAAGAGACCAATGCTCAGCAGAGAGCCAGGAATAAGCAGCAGCAACGGAGCTGCAGGTTGATGCAAAGTATGCAGTCAAGAGCATATACTTGTGCCACTGCACAGCCAGAAACATTCTCCAAGTTGGGAGACAAGTTGTTTCCTTATAAAGAAACTAAGCACTGCTGGCAAATCAGTTCAGATTCCAAAAATGTTGAGAGTATTCAGTCTGGAAACTCAATTCACTGTTAATCTGCAGCTGATAACAGGGGCTGACCAGAAGCTGAAGGCACAACAGTAagaactggatttttaaaaaaaattttcaaagcaaaaggcTAACAGCTGGTAGCTGGTGCTACTCCTTTTCACAGCTGCTGTACAACCCCTGGATTCATCACACAGGCTGACATTAGCAGCCATTATATTGCTAGGGACAATGCAGATTTGTTCCATCTGAGAAAACCCTATAGCTGTGTCACAGTATGGGTTGAAATGAACCCATAAACTCCCGGTGCAAATAATTGCTTCCAAAAAGAGGATCTACTTTTGTAACTGTAGGACTCCCTCTTCAACCCTGAGCTTGTACCAGTCATGACTGGCTTCATAAACatactaaaaaaggaaaaaaacccaaaccctggGCAGCTTTTGTTATAAGTTGGTTGCAACCATTCTGTGCAGGGCTGCAACAGGATGACTGTTAAGAGCactgaaagacagagaaatgcTACACTTGTAAATACATGTCCTCAGTTGACATTTTAACCATGTCTCCGCTGATTTGTCCAGAAGAATAGCTGGTGAGAAgcctccatcccaccagtgATGACAGAATAAACGTTTATTTGTTAGTCTGGATTCTCTCTCTTTGGCCCAATATTGCTCTGCTCAGAGGATTCAATACAGCacattcattattattttgtacATTCTGGCTTGAACACTGCAGGGCTACGACAGCTAGCCTGgttctgttccttttccagtATGAAAGCAGTTATCCTGCTATGGTTCATGGGTGGCTGCTCATTGAGCAGTACATTTTGCAGGTACTTGTGGGCTATGCAACCATTAGCAGGTGACATTTTGTTGTAGTGGACAGATAAACCCTGTAACACAGGCACACCAACTTAAAACCACTCTAGAGACACAACCGCAGAGAAAAGACTAGCTTCAAGTAACCGGCCTGCTTCTGGCTAACTGTCAAGGACCTTAACTGCAGGGCCTGTTAACCTTATTGAAACAAGGCAGCAGCAAGGAGGCAAGCCACCTAATTATCAGATGGGAGAATGACGCCAGTACAGCATATTCAGGGAGACATTCAGGCAAGAACAGAGAAGAGTAAATTTCTCTGAGGGAATCAGCAAAATGAGTCCTCCCCCAGTACCTCTGTGCAACCATTGCAAAGGTGGCATGTCTTGCAGGCAGCATTGCCTCAGACATTATTCTGGAGTACTTATACCAGTATCTCCATTGTATTTTCATAGGGACTGCTGTAGGCACATGAGGTAATGGTTGCATTAAATGCCTTGTCAGCATGTGCTGCAGTAACACAGCGGCTCTTATTCCCTACACAAAGCCATCGTTCCTGCCTTAAGtgcaaagcactgcagaagTCTTGTGAGAGCAGAATGCCATCCCTACACAGGGCAGCCCAAAGAGAGAGCCTTCTGTCTAGCAGGCTTCCAACTGCAAGAGCCATCCCCAGCTGCCTCCACTAATAGCCTCCATCACCAAGTGCTCTACAACTGAAATTTAATCTACATGGGGGAAGACTGAGGAATACTCCAAAGCTTTCTCAAGAAAATCCCCATATACAGGAAGCCATTTCAGGAGTGACACACATGCCAGACACCTGATAAACTGGATTTGTAGCAAGCCTGCACTGAAACATGATTTTGACACAATGAAATTTGCCTCCTCTTTTGTCCGGAAGCACTGTGAACTCCAGTATTTTccttaaatacttaaaatattttacctaaGAAAAGTCTTTGTTCCCTCCTCAATTGTAAGACAGACAACTTTAAATTAATGACTTAGTTTGCCTCAAGACAAGTTTGAAGGcctaaatttcattttaagcatTGAGAGTTTTATAGTCTGGGTTTTCTTTCCCATGATCAGAACCTAAGAACCCTCCACAGTGGTGCCTGTGCATATGTTATCTACAGAGACATTTTAAGAACCAGTTCTTGACTTGTTTTGTTTGGGAATCATGCACACACATTGTATACACCAGCATGGACTATCCACAGCTACTCAAGTGGAAACTTTTCCTCCTTGGAAAAGCATCAACAATTTTTCCAGAATTTGACACCAATAACTTATTACAGTACAACTCATTTAACTGCAAAGGCAGAGATTCGAGAACACTGTGCTCCCATGTTTGCTAGTCACACTACTGCCACACACTTGGTTCTCAGTTGCTTCGGCAAATACCTTGTTTCCCCTATGCTTGGCATACCATCCCTCCTATCTACCTTCAAAATCCCCTGCCACTGCCAGAACTGCCTGTGTAACCATGTGGCATTTCCATCTGACTCAGTAATGTGTCATCTCTGcaacaaacattttttcaatTAAACCTATCACCACCCGGCTGTTCTGGGATAGCAGCCTTCACAAAGCTGTGCCTTACGTTGTCACACAATACATCATCAGCACCAAGATCCTGAAGGGAAAGCTGAGCCAAGTTAGTTGTGAGAGCACCTAGCAGACAGGGAGGGTCACATAGCCTGGCTGCAGCTAACAGGCTGGGACAACATTTTGCCAAATCAGGGCTCAGAAAAGGTGTCAGCTATAGCCGACAGGCCAAATAAAAATGTGGGTGGTTAAAAATACAAGGAACTTATatactgctttgcttttaatctgTTACTTGAGCACTCAAGAAAACCCATCTGATATTACCATCCCTGCTTTACTGAGCGGGCAAGGAAGCAACACATAGAGCAACTAGTTTACCTTCACCCCAAAGACCAGCACCAGTGTGGGAATGCCAGTGACTTCGAGTCCCCAATGGGCTCATGTCCTCCGCTACCTACAGCCCAACACACTGACACCTCCAATTACTCCAGCCAACCTATGCATCTGAAAGTCCAAAGCTTCAATTCAGATCTGAAGGATGACAGGAAACATAACTAACTGCCTTTTTACTGCTGTTGTGTAAGAGGCCATTATTTGCACACCATAAACCAGCAAGAAGTACAGTTATTTACTTATCACTTATAGACAGATCTTACCAGCTAGACTTaagtttttctcttccattatTTGGTCTcttgaggggggggggggggggggggggggaaggaatcaaaactattcagctttttttccctgccaatATGAAAGGTTATCGACCAGATGAGGAGAGATGAACAAGAAAGCAATTactaagaaaaagcagaaaaaagcctCCCCTGAATTCCTGGAGGTCATTTCCTCAGCTTCCAGCCAAAGAGGAAATCATCTCCTCCTCTGAGCTACCATGAAGTACACTCCCAATATAATTATCAAGGTAGGTAGAACAAGCAATACCTGCAAAAGGCAACCCCAGCAACactgctgaaaaagaggaaCCGTGGTAGCCAGTAGGGGGGCAGAAGTTTTGAGTAGTACCCATTCCTGTGTTGAAACGCAtggtttttttaaggtaatGTGGGTTTAAGCTGGTACACACAGCGGTTCttgcaggaaaggaaagcttCTTAGAAACACATTCAGCACAGAAATCAGCTATTATGAACCCAAGTGTCTGCAAGAATTTTCTTGTGGCCCTCCAGGCACCTACAGGAACCTAAAGCTTAAACCCTCATCCTTAAAAACAGGCTTTAAAGGCCTGCTCTGGACACCCCAGCACTCATTACTGAGGTATCCTTCCTGGAGATCACTGTGAATACTGAACAGTCAGTCAAGCAAAAGGCTCTGAACAGCTTTACATGCAAGTTCTGGCTGTCTGCAGTCTCTCCCGCATGAGATTGCTTAGGTCAGCCCTTGCTCCCAGCAGAAGCCTCTTGATAGTGATATTCTGACAAGGCAAGTAGGAACATGCCAGGCACCCACAATATCAATTGTCAGGAGGCTGTCATCTTGTAGATGAGGCATGTGTACCTTGTAATTACAGATTTGGGAACAGTATTGACTAAcaaccaagaaaaataatttgtgtagTCTTCCAAAGACCATGGACTCATTTAATCCGGTAGCAAAGAAACCAAACCTTGAGGCAAGACACTAAAGCAGAAAATTCAATGCTCTTTTGACACCAAATGATGCTCTCCTGCTGGCATTACTGTATTTTGCCAGAAGGCCCACACTCTTTGCCCGAAAGCAAGTTCATCTGCAGCAACTGGAAAGCACCTTAGAAAAAAACTCAACCCAGACACTGTTCAAAAAAGGAGATCACTATGAGAAATACTAGTTTTGACTGAGTGAGGAATTCTCTGGTCCTGAAGCAAGATGAAGCCTGACACACTGAGTAGTCATTCTAAACTAGGTTTGCGTACTGTAGAGGTGGTAGCTAGCTTGTTCAGACAAGCCTGTTTTAAACAAGAGCTGCAAGTCTCGTCAGACTTTCAGCAGCTTCATCTGCAACTCCCATTAGCTCTGCTCCACACTGCAGACCAGGCGTACATGCTTCAAGTTGGGTGTTCTAGGAAGCAGGAAGATTAGTAGCACATCCTGTCTGCCGGGTCTATACAGACTAGAAGTTTATTTACTAGATACACCACATGTTCAAGAAACTAATGGTAAATACCATAGGAAGGCCTCAATATGTAACCCTTCTACTAAAGGCAAATAACCTAGGCAAACGCATCAAAACACAGGAATGTTTGTTGCTGGACAAGCATTTGTGCATGACTCAAGCAAAAATGGGACAGCAGTTAAAACTGTAAGAGCCAATGATTCAAGGGAATTTGTCAGTCTCAGTAGCCTGAGTTAAACGGGGATGCAAAGTTTTAGTGTAGGTAAAtcaagagaaaataaaccacCATAAAGCATAATAGCTGTTTGGTTTATTCTGCCCCATTTCTGAAAGGAGTCCACCCGCATTTTTTTTGAAGGCCAGAGAAAATGGGCTAGTGTGTatgtttaatgcatttttacGTTTCCTCCACTTCCAGCGTTCTATCTTAGACATAATGTGTCCAGCATTGTATCTTCTCCGTGCAGAGAAGCAAGACAAAAATCTCCGAAGCCCTTGCGGCAAGTGCCTTAAAATTTAAGCTTTTTCGAGCACTTGCTGCAAAACCGCGTTTGTTACGACCAGCTCTTTCCTTCCGCCGGTTTTGCTTCCCCCGCTTTTGTCTGCTGGCAGGACTGCTGACTGCAGCTAGGGCTGGCTCCGGGCGGCCGGGCCCCGGGAGGCTGCGCAGGGGGGACGGCGGGgccgagccctgccctgcccggcggGAGAAGGGCTGCTCCCctccgccgccccgctccgccacGGGGGAGCCGCCGCCGTTTTCTAGGCCAGGCTCGAAACCCCTCGGCTTTGGGGAAGATGGCTcccgcccggggccgcccgTCGGGGCGGATGCGAGTGGGGCCGCGCTTCCTCCGGAGGGgggcagccccgcggcggcCTCCCACACCCCCCGCCGtgggcaggctgcagcctgctcCCCACGCAGCCCCTCGCGTGGGGGgagccccgcccctcccccccggccGCGCCCTGCGGCACGGGGAGGGGCCGTGCGCATcgccccgcggcggccgccgtccccctcacccccggctcttcccgcctcccccccccaggcGAAATGGACGCGCCCGCCCCAGCGCCTGTGTGCGGCGCGGAACGTACCATCACCTCATGGGGGAGGTGGGTGGAGGGGAGAGGACAGTTCCACCGCCTCAAGGGGGGGAGTAACCTTCCGCCGCCTCATGGCGGgattggggggagggggaggaagaaaggatcCGCGGCCTGAAGTTCAAAGGCAAAAGGACCGGGGAGGAAAGGGGGGTgtagaaggagaaagaaagcgGGGCGCGATACGGTCGTGCCGCCGGGCTCAGCGGCGGCGCCGGCCGGGATGCGGCGGGCGGTACCAACCGCCGCCCTCCCCTCTTTCCTCGGGGATGAGGGcgaaggaaggggggatggggagagggggggaagggTGACGTCCTGCGCCCCCCGCTCCCTACCATGGCGtcggcgcggcgggcggcggagcgCGGTGCGGCGGCAGCGGCTGCTCCCCTCGGATGCTGGGCGCGGCGCGGGCTCCGGCAGTAGGAAGGGAAGCGGCGAGAGCGCGAGCCGGGCGGAAACGCTGCCGACGTCACGGCCACCGTGCCCGGAGGAGGAAGCGGTTGCTATGATGGGAGCCCTGCGTGGCAACGCCCCacacccccttcctcctcccaccccgCACCCCACCCGGCTCCGCGCGCAGGCGCGTGCCCGCCCgcacccgggggggggggaggggaacccACGCACCCACGGACCACCTCCCGACCGAGGGGGGTGGGCTGCCCAATCACGGGGGGAGCCGCCAGGTGATTGATGGCGGTCATGCGCCCACCCGCCAATGGTGGCGGCCTCTTCTGCGAGGTGGGGCGGGATTACCTGCCCCAAGGTGTGAGCGAGGGGAGGGCGGGAAGGAGCTGAGGGGAGGGTTGGGGGGCGCCAAGGGGAGCGTGAGTTGGAGGGTGAGGGCGGGGGGCGTGAGGGGAGGGTGGTTGGGCAGCCGCTgtgggggggaagaaggggattGGGGCCGTTGGGGAGATGAAAGGGACGGAGGTAGTCGTGAGGGGGCAGGGGCAcctttgggggtgctggggggtatCCAagggggcggctgcggggcggccctggccctggggcgAGCAGGCGGGCGGCCTGCGGCGGGAGGCGACCTGAAAGAGAGGGGGCGGGGGGTCAGGAGAGCTGGCGAGGAGGAAGTGTggggcttttctttctttctctccggtttttttttttttttaagttttttttttaatacctacTTTGGTGCGATCTCAGTCAGGCACTCCTGATTGGTTCACGCTGGCGGCGCTCGCTGTGTGCTGCAGGAAACCCTGTGCATTTCTTcccagcggcggcggcagcagcaccagccgcacagccgcagcagcagcagcagggtccCCGCATGAATCAGAGCGGCATCTACCTCAGGTGGCTGAAACAATGAGCCGTTTGTCTTCAGGACAACGTTGACTGCTGAGAAGACGCTGCTGTTGAGACCGGGGGGCTCGGAGAAGCTCCTGTTCCCTGTTTATTGCAGTACTGCTCgctctgaaatgctgcagaaatattatttctgtaatgtttGTGGGCAATGAAGCTCGGGTTTTTGTAATCAGATTACAGAAGCAGCTGCTAACGTTGAAAAAATGTATAGACAGGTTTCATTACTGGATCCTGACTGCAGTGGTGTTCCCGTCTTGAACTGATGAAAAAAGAACCCCCAGCATCGAGCTTTTTTTGTTGAGTCTCTGTGCCTGCTTgtaagcagaaaacaaaaacaagactCGATGGTATGTTATCAGGGCTGGGGTATGAGGTAGCAATACTTCATACCACGTTACAGCTAGCATAAAGCTGCAGTAATAAAGGTGTGAGCCCTACCTTACATTTTTTATCCATATTGCTGTTCTAATTAGGGGTTATATTttgatttccccccccttcttccTGCATACATTACCCGTAAGTAGATGCCCTTTAAGATGCTGTTATGCCTGTTCACATTAGATGGAAGTTGTTGAAAGACCCTATACTGAAGATGCATGTACTGGAAAAGCAGTGCTATTGTGTTAGGCTCATGTGTTGGGTGGCTTGTTGCTGACCAGGGTCCCTTTTGGAAGAGCATTTGCGTCAGTTTTGTGCTGAAACTACTAAAAGGCCTACAAGTATGACTAAGGCTTAAATTGGGGTGGGTGGGTAGTTCCTCCCTAGACTCTTTTCTGATATATTTAATCAAGGAATGTTTAAATTTATGACTTTGGAAGTCATAACAAAAAATTGAGTAGGAACAGgattgggttttgggttttttttttaaccatgtatttctaaaacaagTCAGATAAAATGCCTGTGTAACAGTAGAGCTTCAGTCCTACAAATATGTTTCTCAGGAGTTGTCCTGGTCCTGTCTTTCTGCCATGTCTGTTAGCCTGGTGGTGGCGCATGCCGCATCAAGGCAGGCACTGTTTGGCAAGGCACAGTGTTGTAGCAGACCTCCATCTCCGGTGGCATGTAATGGAGacctggggctgctgtgctTTTTAGTCTCAACTGATACGGGTAATTTGTCTGTTATTGTTCTAAGCTTGCTCTTCATA from Phalacrocorax carbo chromosome 3, bPhaCar2.1, whole genome shotgun sequence harbors:
- the DSTN gene encoding destrin; protein product: MASGVQVADEVCRIFYDMKVRKCSTPEEIKKRKKAVIFCLSPDKKCIIVEEGKEILVGDVGVTVTDPFKHFVQMLPEKDCRYALYDASFETKESKKEELMFFLWAPEQAPLKSKMIYASSKDAIKKKFQGIKHECQANGPEDLNRACIAEKLGGSLVVAFEGSPV